TCTCTAAGCGATTATTAACTAAGACACCGTCATCAGCCTGCAAGACTGCACCGACAATCTTATATCCTCTTGAAACATAGGCATTGATAAGTTGGGCCACCGCATCGAAATCGACTTGCTTAGAAGCCACAACGATATAGCTATCTGTCATTGGCTTATTGATCAAGTCCAAGATGTCAACGGTATAACCAACCCCCAACCCAAGTCCACCTGGTGTCCTTGGGTTGTGGCCAATCATGGTAGATTCTGTAATGACAGTTTCCGTAATGGTTTCCATAGCAACATCTCCAATTACGGGAGTTGCTTCATTGATACGGATCAAAGAAATATCTTTGATACTAAGATTGGTTGGTTCTAAGAGTAATTTCAGGGACTGATATATGCCATGAACATTTTCTTTTGTTCCCTTGATACCAGTTGTATCTGCAATCGCAGAGGACAGAAACTGGACGGTTCCATTATCGTATAGCTGAGCTAAGGCAGACTCAGTTGATGAATTTCCAATGTCAATACCGATAATATACTTCATTCCTTCTTCCTCCTTTCGATTTTCAGATTAGTTATCACCTTTTAGTTTCTTACGGCGTTCATAGTGTTCTGCTGCTTCACGGACAAATCCTGAACAGATTTTCGCTCCATAAACATTTTCAAGTTCATTTGCGATGTCCAATAGTTCTTGCTTAGAAGAACGGTAAGGACGAAGGGCATTATAGATTTCCAATACACGTTCATCTGGTACCTTGGTCAATTCTGCCGCGCGTGAGAAATTGTATTCGATAGCTTCACGACCAGCATTACGCGCGATTTCACCTTGTTTTAAGAGGATTTCTGGCTTAATCCGCAAGTCTTTTGAAGTGATACTACCATTGACAATATTTTCCAAAGTAATGTCTTCAAATTTCTTGTTATCACCAACAACAATCCAGTCTGGGTGTTTTTGGGCAATCGGATAGTCTGCTGCAGTAGCTTCTGTACCTTTTGGTAGACCACTGGTTACAGGTTTGTCGTGTCCATTCATCTCTTCTAAGATTTTTCTTACTAATAGTTCTACTGATTCACTCATTTCGATTTCTCCTTGAAGATTTTCTTAAATCAATTCAATTTCATCAGCTGGACGACCTTTTTCAACAAGCTTGGTTTCTTTGATATGAAGCAAGGCTGAATAGGCTTGGTACTTAGGACGAGCCATTTGGTCATTCAAGGTTGGAACAGGGTTTGGTGTTTCACCTTTGGCATATTTAGCAGCATTTTTACCAATTAAACGATAGGTATCTGCTGTCAGCAGTGGTGCTTGTGGGAAGAGTTCTAAGTTACTCAATGGTGGTAAAGCTCTTTGGTGAATAACAGTTGTTCCTTTAGACTGAATACCGATTGAAATACCTGAACCAGATAGGTGATCGCCTTCTACTGCCACAAAGGCAACGTCTGATGAACGATAAACCTTGACAACACGCGCTTTCAAGCCTTCTTCTTCAATACCTGCAATCACTTGTCGTAACACTTCGGTATGAGGGATATCAACCATGGTCTTGGTTTGTTGTGTGCCAAAAGCAGGACCAACTGCAATAACCACTTCATCAACAGATTGGCTTGGTTTGGCAACGCCAATGGTGCGAACAACAGCCTTTTCTGGCAGGACTTCTTTCTTGGTAGTTGTAGTAGTTTGAGTTGCAGGAGTAGGATTTGTCAGGCCAACTTCCTTGATTACTTCTGCAATAATGGAACGTAGTACGTCCTCATTGATGGTTGTCATAATGATTACCTCCTAAATATCACGTGGATCAATGGCATTTGGAATGTTCTTCACTTTTTCCCACTCTTCTCCAACCAGACGGTGACCTGTGCCGACACCGACATAGTCATTTGGTGAGTTGATTGCAGAGATAACATTCCAATTGCGGTCAAAGATAGCAGATGTTTGCAAGAAATCTCCAGCAACACGTTGTTTGAAGAGATTTACAAGCTCATTGGCAACATCTGGGAAACCATTATTGGCAAGGGCTTTAATGAGGTCTACGCCTTGTACACCGCGTTCTAAGAGATTAACAGCTGCCTTGATGTCTTCAACCTTGTCACGCTCTGGCATATCTTTTGAACCATGGGCGTAGGTAGCTGCTTCAACTTCCTCATCTGTAATAGCTGGCAAACCAAGACCTTTGAAGAGGGCTTGCATAACTTTGGCTGCTTTACGGCGAACTTGAACAACTTCCTCTTCGCGAGCTGGACGCAAACCACCATCAACACGCAAGTCACGTTGCAAGATATTATAATCATCGTAGTCTTCTGCATCCCAGTTAGAGCCAGCAAACATGTTGTCGTAGTTTGGTGTAGAAGAGTAACCTGAGTTAATAAAGTCTGTACCTGGTGCCAATTGCATCAAGGTGCGGACAGAGCGACGAAGGTCTGAGTGAGTAAAGGTTTGGTCATTTGAAGAAGCACATTCCAAGTCAAGCATGGTAGCAATCAAGTTTTCAGCAATGACTGCACGGATACCACTTGGAACGGCCGCAGGAATACCGATACAAGATACAGAACCGTTTTGGGTACCTTGTACACCAGCTGCTTTTGTGATATACAAGCAACGAGCTTCAAGATAGAGCATGGATTTGCCTTCTGCTTGTCCCATCTGCACTTCTGCACCAGTACCTGATGTGAAACGCATCTTCAGACCACGAGAAGCATAGGCAGATGCCAAGAAGGCTTTAGACCAAGGGGTATCATCACCATCTGTAAAGACATCTTCAGTACCATAAACAGAAATGGTTTCAGCGTAAGCTGTGAATCCTCTCATACCAAGGTCCAGCTCGGTTGCTTCTTCCAAGGCACATTGGGTCAATACGCCTGGACGACCAACTTGAGAACCAATCATAATCCCTAGGGCGTTGAATGGGGCGTAGCGAGCAACCGCAACTGTTGTTTCTTGCTCTGCAAATCCACGAAGGGCACCTTCTGCCGCATCCGCTGCAATTTGAACAGGGTTATCATTTACGTTGGTAACGTGTGATTGAGTAGCTGTTTGTTTGCGGGTACGCATTTTTTGAACAGCCATCATAATTTCAACTACGTTCATGTGGCTCACGACTTCAACAATTTTAGCTGGAGTCATAGCCTTGGTCAATTTAACAATTTCAGAACGAGGTACAGAAGGAGTCAAAATCATATTAGCAATTTCTTTCGAGTCCATCTTCACGACTTCTTCTGCATGGGCCAAATCAATACCGTAGTTTGCAATAAACTGGTCAATCAGGTCAAATTCTTCTTTTGGTTTGCCATCCAATTCAACCACTTTACCATTGACAATTTTGATACTTGGTTTTGGATCGTTGGGGCTTTCCATTGCAATAAGACCTTCTTCAACCCACTCTGTTACAAATCCGTCTTGGTTGATTGGGCGGTTACTTAATGCCTCAAAACGTTTTGATTTCATATTTCTTTCTCCCTATCTATCAGATGTATGAAGGTTGAGAGTTAACTGGAGTATCACCAAGCGTACCTAATAATTCTTTACCGATTTCACGTGCAGAAATCACAGCTTGACGAACAGCACCAGAATCACCACTGATGAAGAGAATGGTTTCGTTTGAATTACTTGTTCCATTTCCTGGAGAAGCATATCCGATTACATCAACATCTGCAGCTTTTACAGCTGTATCAGCCATTACAACACCAATTGCTGCTGGTGCACCTACAATGAGACCAAAGGCACGACCAACTTCTGCACCGAAAGCCGCTTGACAAGCATGGCTAGCACGAGCAGTATATTGCAATTCGATATGCCCTGCTTCATTGGCATAGACATCACCGAAGGTACGGGCGATATCTCCAAGGGTTACTTCTACTGCCCGTTTCACGTCTGAAACATCGTCACCACCAAAGATGATCAAGCTACCATGACCAGCACCACCTTTGGTATCACGAGGTAATTCAATTTTTACAATTTCTGTGTTGGTTGCTTTTACTGCTTCATCTGCCGCCATAATGTGAGGACCAGCACCAGTACGAGCACCTACCACACCAAGTGAGCGGTAAGATTTTTCCAACTTCATCGCACTAAGTACCTGTTGATCGACATTTGCAATCACCAATCCAATAGTATCACCAATAGGGTTTGAACCAATAAATTCGGTAACATTACATTTGTTTGTCATAATAATCTTCCTCTATTTTTTGTTTTCAATCATATCGCTTTTTGCGATAACGCTTACATTTTGTTTTAAAAATTTTTGGCTCTATAATATCTGTAGTGGGTAAATCCTCTATGGATATTATGGAGTCTTTTTGATTGTAGAAAAAAAGTCCCATATGGCCTATAATGAAAAGCAACCAAACTCACATTAGAAAGACTCATATGGAACAACTAAATCTTATCACAAATCTTCTCAGAATTAAAGACAAAAATATCACTATCTCTAATGAATATGATATGGGAACTCACTTAGAACTTCATGGTCATTTGGATTATACAGCCCCTAAATGTCCCTCCTGCAAGGGACAAATGGCAAAATACGACTTCCAAAAACCCTCCAAAATTCCCTACCTAGAAACTGCTGGTTATCCCTTGCTTATCCGACTTAGAAAGCGTCGCTTCAAGTGTAAAGATTGCAGAAAAATAGCGGTCGCTGAAACTCCTCTTGTCAAGAAGAACCACCAAATCTCCGTCGCTGTTAACCAGAAGATTGCTCAATTACTCATCGAAAATCAAGCAATGACACATATTGCACACAGGCTATCTATCTCAACCTCATCAGTTATGAGAAAGCTTAATGAGTTCAAGTTTGAAACAGATTGGAATACCTTACCTGAGGTGATGAGCTGGGATGAGTATGCCTTCAAAAAGGGGAAAATGAGCTTTATCGCTCAAGATTTCAACTCCCTAAATGTCATAACTATTCTAGACGGAAGAACACAAGCAACCATCCGAAACCACTTTCTACGCTATCCTAGAAAGGTTAGAAATCAAGTCAAAGTCATTACCATGGATATGTTTAGTCCTTACTACAAATTGGCTAGACAGCTATTTCCAAACACCAAGATTGTTCTGGACCGCTTTCACATTGTGCAGCACCTTAGCCGTGCTATGAACCGCGTTCGTATTCTAATTATGAATCAATTCGACAGAAAATCGCAGGAATACCGGTCCTTGAAACGCTACTGGAAATTGATACAACAAGATAGCCGTAAACTCAGCGATAAACGATTTTATCGCCCTATGTTTCGCATGCACTTGACTAACAAGGAAATCCTAGAAAAACTACTGTCTTTTTCAGAGGAACTACGACAGCACTATGAACTCTATCAGCTTCTCTTGTTCCATTTCCAAGAGAAAAACTCAGATCATTTCTTTGACCTTATCGAACAGGAAATAGCCAATGTTAATCCTATTTTCCAGACGGTATTTAAGACATTTCTAAAGGATAAAGAAAAGGTTTTAAACGCCATGGAATTGCCTTATTCGAACGCCAAACTGGAAGCTACCAACAATCTCATCAAAGTCATTAAAAGAAATGCCTTTGGTTTCAGGAACTTTGAAAATTTTAAAAAACGTATTTTGATTGCTTTGAACATAAAGAAAGAGAGAACGAACTTCGTCCTCTCTAGGTGTTAGCTTTTCATCTACCCACTACAGTTGACAAAGAGCCAAATTTTTATTGATTTTGCCAATCCGCAGGATAGGTTACATAGATAAACCTTGCCTTATCTTTGACAGAAAATTGAATATCACTTCCCTTAGGAATAAAGAGAATTTCACCAGGACCAGCGGTCATCACCTCATTGCCAGTGATAATATCCAATTGTCCTTCAATGACATAATCCACTTCATCATAGTCAAGATGCCATGGGAAGGTTGTTTTTTCCATTGTCATTAAGCCAAGTCCCAGACGAGGACTTTCTTCCAAAGTTAGGAGGTCACGGGTATAGACTACATCCTTGCTATTGCCTGTGTCTAAACGATCCTCAGGTCTAACCTCAATATGAGGCAGGCTTAGTGAAATGATACCTGTCGAACTAGACTTTTTAAAGGCATCTCCAGCTACAAAACTTTCTAATAAAATTTTTCTAACCAGTTCTTCTATCTGGCTACGATTGATGTCACTCATAAAGTCCTCCTCTACTCAGCTTCTTTTTTAGTGAGCACAAAAGCAAGTAGGACTGCTGTTACACCACCAACCAATTTTCCGACCATCATCGGAAGAATCATATCTGGATTTTGACCAGCAGTGAAGCCCAAGTGATCGCCGATAACAAATGATGCTGATACAGCAAAGGCAACGTTAATAATCTTACCTCGTTTGTCCATGTCTTTCATCATTTGGAACATGGCAATATTGTTGGCCAAAGATGCAACTAGGCCTGCTGCACCGACTTCATTCATACCAAGAGATTTACCAATTGCTGAGAGTGGTTTGTTGGCAACCTTTGTAAAGATAGCTACTAAACCAAAGGCTCCTGCTAAGGTCACTGCAATGGAACCAACTACACCAAAGGCTTCCATAAGAGTTTCAGCTCCACTCGGATAGAGGCTATTTAACCATTCATTACCTGTCAATAGCTGTGCTGCACCAAAGGCCAAACCGAGAGTTGCAATCACTACAATGATATGACCAAAAATCTCAAATCCTTTTATCATTCCATTTGGTGCTAATAATAGACCAACAAAAATCAATGCAGAAACAATCACTATTGGAATGAGGTTAATCATCAATGTTCCTGCAGATAAGCCTGGAACCAAGAATCCTCCAACTAAACAACCCACCGGAACTGTCACTAAGCCGTATAAAATACCTCTAGCCAATAGTGGACGATCATCTTTCTCGATGATTCCCAAGGCAACTGGGATAGTAAATACGATAGTTGGCCCCATCATAGAACCTAATACATAGGCAGCAAAGTTTCCAACTACAGGATCATCAGCTAGACTAAGAGCTAATGGTGCTCCGCCCATATCGTTAGCAATGAATGTTGTAGCAAAAATAGATGGGTCTGCTCCAACCATGCCATATAGTGGGACAATAATTGGTTTGAGAATATCCGCTAATAATGGTGCAACAACCATAATACCGGCCATCGAAAGTGCCAAAGCCCCCATGGCCATGATACCTTCCTCAAATTTTTCACTAAGTCCTAATTTCCCTCCGATACATTTATCAACTGCACCGACCAACATAAATAGGACCATGATGTAGATGATGATTTCATTTATACTCATAATTCCCCTTCTCACTTTCTAGTGAATTTATTCTGCATCAGCTGTGTACTCAACTTTGTCGATAATTGCGACAACGACCATATCAACAGGAACATTTTCTCTATTCAAGCTAACTCTAGCTGCACTGCCTGTAGTCACCATTACCTGATCACCTTCCCCAGCACCGATGCAATCTGCGACAACAACCAAAGATGGATCTGTTTGTTGTTCATTTAGTTGGCGCTCGACCACTAAAAACTTCAATCCATTTAAGTTCTCATCTTTTCTAGTAGCCCAAAGACTCCCTTTTACTGTTCCAACAAACATACTCTCTCTCCTTTTATTCTATGATTGTTATTCTACGACGATTTAGATAGTCGCGCGCCAAGGCTGTTATAATGGTTCCCTTTTCAATATGAAACATTCCATCATCTTCCAAATCTAAGGCACGCAGCCTAGATTCTGTGATGAGTTTTGGTTTTTTAGAACCTTTATTCTCAGTAGTGTGATGAGTGGATTGAACCTCAATATGTTCTTGTTTCAATAAGGCTGGCAAGTCTTTCTGTGAGTAAAACTGCACACCATATTGCTCCAGTTTCAATTTTCTCTGAAGTAGTTCTTGGTAAAGCAACTTCTTGGCTGACTGTCTGTAGCACTCTAGGTCAAAAGATTCATTTGAAACCAGAACCTTTCTACCAGCTAATAGACTATTAACAACTTCCGTTTCTTCTGAACTATTGGGACAAAGCTGAGCAATTCGCAAGAGGGAATCTAAGGGCAAACCATTTGCAATAATATGCTCTGCCTCATCAATACCCTGCACAATACGGTATTCTTCTGAAAACCCGCTCACTGTCTTATCGCCAATAAGATACAGTTTGATGTGATGGGAACTACCATTAAGGCGGTCTAGAAGGCGATTGGTAATCTCTTGAACTAAAAATTCTAAATTATCCATTTTTAACCCTTTCTACCCCATCTCTATCCTTTTTTTATAATGCGACCACGCATTCCTTTTTTAAATCCGCAAGCATTGGCTTCATCATAGTCAATGTGCATAAAGGTCGCAAACTTAGGGTGAACTCGAATGACTACATCATCAAAAATTAGTCCTCGTTCTCCACCTACTTTTACTTGCACAATTTCCTTATTCACTACATTTGCTTTCGCGGCATCTTCTGGTGTCATATGAATATGACGTTTAGCAACAATCAATCCCTTATCCAGAGATACTACCTTACTTCCATTTATCAAGACAATCCCTGGAGTATCCTCAATCTGTCCGCTCTCACGAATAGGAGCATTGACACCTAGCTTCAAGCAATCTGTCAACGATACTTCAACTTGTGTCGCACCACGAACAGGACCGAGTATCACCACATTTTGGAAGGAACCTTTTGGACCTAAAATTGTCAAACGTTCTTTACAAGCAAATTGTCCAGGTTGGGATAAATCTTTGGCTTTGGTTAGAGAATAATCTTTTCCAAATAAGGTTTCTAAATCTTCTTGAGAAAGGTGGATATGGCGTCCACTCGCCTCAATTTCAAAACTTCCTTCTAATTCATCCTGAACTCTTGTAGCAATCTTATCAATTAGCTCTTTTATTTCCATTCTAATCACACCTTACCTTTCACTCATCCATTGTCATCCATAGGAAAATCTGAGTAGAATGCAATAAATGAGTTAGCTTAGCCAAATATACATCATTTTCTCGAGAACCTATCAGCGATAGCTCCTGTTCAAGCGTAGCTAAGGCTATGTAAGTTTCGTACAGAGCTAGTTTCCAGTTCGTTACAGCACAGGTTAAGGAAAGCTTTTTAAAATCCAGTTCCCTTTGCTGACTATATTCATCCAGTTCTGTCACCGACGGTAGTAGGTCATCATAATCGTGAAGTTCATCCAGTATCTGACCAGATACCATACTTTCAATCGTTGTCAATACTTTGCTGACTTTCTCAAATTTTGATTGTTCGAATGAAAGATAGAGTTCACGTTTACTTTTAAGAAAATGTGGATACAGTGTCGTTAGACGAAATAATAGTGGATAGATTGCTGAATCTTCTAAAGTAGTTACTTTTTGATGTATCGCTTGTGGAGATGTCGTAAGTTGCTGATTATTGGAACGCGTTTGGACCACTCGAATATGATGGTCATTCAAGTAACTTCTTGCTGATGGAGTCAGTTTTTCATGTTCACCTAACTGGAAAACTCCTCCGTCAGCAATAGAAAGCTCCTTGAGTAGCTTTCTAATCTTTACTTCTGTAAAAACCGACATACACTCACATCCTTTAACGATTTTTAATCAACTGGCTACCCAAATCCTTTTACACATCTAGGTAGCCAGTACACTTACTCGCTATTTTGGTAAAATGACTTCTACTTCTGAATGTGGACGTGGGATGACGTGTACAGATACTAATTCGCCTACGTTTTCTGCTGCCGCTGCACCTGCATCTGTTGCAGCTTTAACAGCGCCAACATCTCCACGTACCAATACAGTCACCAAGCCGCCACCAACTTGTTCTTTACCAACAAGGGTAACGTTTGCTGCTTTGACCATTGCATCTGCTGCCTCGATTGCGCCAACCAAGCCGCGTGTTTCTACCATTCCTAATGCGTTTGCACTTGCCATTGTTATGTCCTCCGATTTTTTATTCTTCTTCTTTTTTAGCTTGTGGTAAAATAACTTCTACTTCTGAATGTGGACGTGGGATGACGTGTACAGATACCAACTCACCTACATTTTCTGCTGCCGCTGCACCTGCATCTGTTGCAGCTTTAACAGCGCCAACATCTCCACGTACCAATACAGTCACCAAGCCGCCACCAACTTGTTCTTTACCAACAAGGGTAACGTTTGCTGCTTTGACCATTGCATCTGCTGCCTCGATTGCACCAACCAAGCCGCGTGTTTCTACCATTCCTAATGCGTTTGCACTTGCCATTGTTATGACCTCCAAAAATTATTTTTTATTGACTTAATTTAGCTAATACTTGTTTTACAAGTAGTTCAACCAGTTCATCTTCTTTAAGACTTGAAGATGAGAGCGTTTCCCTTGTTGCTTCCGCAACTGTTCCCTTATAACTATCCATCAAATTTTCTGCTTTTAAGAAATCTGTGTATTCAGATGTTCCGTAAGCAACTCGACGGATATTGTAAAGGTTGTGTGGACTAACGTTATCAGATGTTGCACTTCCTCCGACTGCTCCACATCCTAAGGTGAAGGCTGGGAACAAACCTGTTGTGCCACCAACACCACCAAGAGCTGCAGGGGTGTTGACTAATAGACGGGAAACTGGTTTTTTCAGGGCGAACTCACGAATAATCTCATCATTCTTAGAGTGGATGGACAGGGTATGTCCAACCCCTTCATGATGCAGAATTTTAATACTTAAATCACAAGCCTCTTCCCAGGTTTTAACAGTATAGAAACCAAGAATTGGAGCTAGTTTTTCCATTGAATATGGTGCATCTTTTCCAACTCGTGTTTCTTCTGCAATCAAGACCCTTGCGTCTGCTGGTACCGAGATACCTGCTCGTTCAGCAACGATTTGTGGTGTCTTACCAACCATTTTCGGGTTCATTGCACCGCTTGGAAGAATGATAAACTCTCCCAATTTTTTAGCATCAGCAGGTGGTAAGAAGTAAGCACCTTGCTTTTTAAATTCTGCGATAACAATATCTTTCATGTCCTCTTCAACAATGACAGATTGCTCAGAGGCACAAATCACACCATTATCAAAGGTTTTAGACTCAATAATATGACGAACAGCTGTTGGAATATCCGCACTCCGTTCGATAAAGGCTGGTCCATTACCAGGTCCTACACCAATCGCAGGAGTTCCAGATGAATAAGCTGCTTTTACCATAGCTGTACCACCCGTTGCCAAAATAAGATTTGTATCTTTGTGGCGCATGAGCTCATTAGTTGCTGCAATGGAAGTCTTTTCGATAACACTGATGGCTCCATCTGGACAGCCAGCTGTTTTAGCAGCGCGTTTAATAATTTCCACTGTTTCAACAATACACTTCAAGGCGCTTGGGTGTGGAGAAAATACAATACTGTTTCCAGCCTTCAAGGAGATGAGGGCTTTATACATGACAGTAGAGGTCGGGTTTGTCGAAGGAATCAGACCAGCAATCACACCAACTGGTACACCAACTTCGATAATCTTTTTCTCTGTATCTTCGCGCAAGATACCTACAGTCCTCATATTCTTGATATGCTCCAGAAGCACCTTTGAAGCCACTGTATTTTTGATAACTTTATCCTGCCAGCGACCAAATCCAGTTTCTTCAACAGCCATCTTAGCCAGTCGTTCACGCTCATCGTAACAAGCTTTTGCAACGACTTTGACAATCGTATCAATCTGTTCTTGGGACATCTGCGCTAGTTCACGTTGAGCATTTTTTGCTTGGCGAACAAGGTTGCGAACTTCCTGTATTGATACTAAATCCTTATCTTCTAAGTACATTCAGTATTACTCCTTTCTAGAGAGTTCCATCAAGGCTTGGAC
The nucleotide sequence above comes from Streptococcus sp. 29887. Encoded proteins:
- a CDS encoding diol dehydratase small subunit; translated protein: MNGHDKPVTSGLPKGTEATAADYPIAQKHPDWIVVGDNKKFEDITLENIVNGSITSKDLRIKPEILLKQGEIARNAGREAIEYNFSRAAELTKVPDERVLEIYNALRPYRSSKQELLDIANELENVYGAKICSGFVREAAEHYERRKKLKGDN
- a CDS encoding propanediol/glycerol family dehydratase medium subunit, translated to MTTINEDVLRSIIAEVIKEVGLTNPTPATQTTTTTKKEVLPEKAVVRTIGVAKPSQSVDEVVIAVGPAFGTQQTKTMVDIPHTEVLRQVIAGIEEEGLKARVVKVYRSSDVAFVAVEGDHLSGSGISIGIQSKGTTVIHQRALPPLSNLELFPQAPLLTADTYRLIGKNAAKYAKGETPNPVPTLNDQMARPKYQAYSALLHIKETKLVEKGRPADEIELI
- a CDS encoding propanediol/glycerol family dehydratase large subunit; this encodes MKSKRFEALSNRPINQDGFVTEWVEEGLIAMESPNDPKPSIKIVNGKVVELDGKPKEEFDLIDQFIANYGIDLAHAEEVVKMDSKEIANMILTPSVPRSEIVKLTKAMTPAKIVEVVSHMNVVEIMMAVQKMRTRKQTATQSHVTNVNDNPVQIAADAAEGALRGFAEQETTVAVARYAPFNALGIMIGSQVGRPGVLTQCALEEATELDLGMRGFTAYAETISVYGTEDVFTDGDDTPWSKAFLASAYASRGLKMRFTSGTGAEVQMGQAEGKSMLYLEARCLYITKAAGVQGTQNGSVSCIGIPAAVPSGIRAVIAENLIATMLDLECASSNDQTFTHSDLRRSVRTLMQLAPGTDFINSGYSSTPNYDNMFAGSNWDAEDYDDYNILQRDLRVDGGLRPAREEEVVQVRRKAAKVMQALFKGLGLPAITDEEVEAATYAHGSKDMPERDKVEDIKAAVNLLERGVQGVDLIKALANNGFPDVANELVNLFKQRVAGDFLQTSAIFDRNWNVISAINSPNDYVGVGTGHRLVGEEWEKVKNIPNAIDPRDI
- the pduB gene encoding propanediol utilization microcompartment protein PduB, producing MTNKCNVTEFIGSNPIGDTIGLVIANVDQQVLSAMKLEKSYRSLGVVGARTGAGPHIMAADEAVKATNTEIVKIELPRDTKGGAGHGSLIIFGGDDVSDVKRAVEVTLGDIARTFGDVYANEAGHIELQYTARASHACQAAFGAEVGRAFGLIVGAPAAIGVVMADTAVKAADVDVIGYASPGNGTSNSNETILFISGDSGAVRQAVISAREIGKELLGTLGDTPVNSQPSYI
- a CDS encoding ISL3 family transposase, giving the protein MEQLNLITNLLRIKDKNITISNEYDMGTHLELHGHLDYTAPKCPSCKGQMAKYDFQKPSKIPYLETAGYPLLIRLRKRRFKCKDCRKIAVAETPLVKKNHQISVAVNQKIAQLLIENQAMTHIAHRLSISTSSVMRKLNEFKFETDWNTLPEVMSWDEYAFKKGKMSFIAQDFNSLNVITILDGRTQATIRNHFLRYPRKVRNQVKVITMDMFSPYYKLARQLFPNTKIVLDRFHIVQHLSRAMNRVRILIMNQFDRKSQEYRSLKRYWKLIQQDSRKLSDKRFYRPMFRMHLTNKEILEKLLSFSEELRQHYELYQLLLFHFQEKNSDHFFDLIEQEIANVNPIFQTVFKTFLKDKEKVLNAMELPYSNAKLEATNNLIKVIKRNAFGFRNFENFKKRILIALNIKKERTNFVLSRC
- a CDS encoding cupin domain-containing protein, whose amino-acid sequence is MSDINRSQIEELVRKILLESFVAGDAFKKSSSTGIISLSLPHIEVRPEDRLDTGNSKDVVYTRDLLTLEESPRLGLGLMTMEKTTFPWHLDYDEVDYVIEGQLDIITGNEVMTAGPGEILFIPKGSDIQFSVKDKARFIYVTYPADWQNQ
- a CDS encoding ethanolamine utilization protein EutH, with the protein product MSINEIIIYIMVLFMLVGAVDKCIGGKLGLSEKFEEGIMAMGALALSMAGIMVVAPLLADILKPIIVPLYGMVGADPSIFATTFIANDMGGAPLALSLADDPVVGNFAAYVLGSMMGPTIVFTIPVALGIIEKDDRPLLARGILYGLVTVPVGCLVGGFLVPGLSAGTLMINLIPIVIVSALIFVGLLLAPNGMIKGFEIFGHIIVVIATLGLAFGAAQLLTGNEWLNSLYPSGAETLMEAFGVVGSIAVTLAGAFGLVAIFTKVANKPLSAIGKSLGMNEVGAAGLVASLANNIAMFQMMKDMDKRGKIINVAFAVSASFVIGDHLGFTAGQNPDMILPMMVGKLVGGVTAVLLAFVLTKKEAE
- a CDS encoding EutN/CcmL family microcompartment protein — its product is MFVGTVKGSLWATRKDENLNGLKFLVVERQLNEQQTDPSLVVVADCIGAGEGDQVMVTTGSAARVSLNRENVPVDMVVVAIIDKVEYTADAE
- a CDS encoding ethanolamine utilization protein produces the protein MDNLEFLVQEITNRLLDRLNGSSHHIKLYLIGDKTVSGFSEEYRIVQGIDEAEHIIANGLPLDSLLRIAQLCPNSSEETEVVNSLLAGRKVLVSNESFDLECYRQSAKKLLYQELLQRKLKLEQYGVQFYSQKDLPALLKQEHIEVQSTHHTTENKGSKKPKLITESRLRALDLEDDGMFHIEKGTIITALARDYLNRRRITIIE
- the eutD gene encoding ethanolamine utilization phosphate acetyltransferase EutD, producing the protein MEIKELIDKIATRVQDELEGSFEIEASGRHIHLSQEDLETLFGKDYSLTKAKDLSQPGQFACKERLTILGPKGSFQNVVILGPVRGATQVEVSLTDCLKLGVNAPIRESGQIEDTPGIVLINGSKVVSLDKGLIVAKRHIHMTPEDAAKANVVNKEIVQVKVGGERGLIFDDVVIRVHPKFATFMHIDYDEANACGFKKGMRGRIIKKG
- the pduA gene encoding propanediol utilization microcompartment protein PduA, translated to MASANALGMVETRGLVGAIEAADAMVKAANVTLVGKEQVGGGLVTVLVRGDVGAVKAATDAGAAAAENVGELVSVHVIPRPHSEVEVILPK
- the eutM gene encoding ethanolamine utilization microcompartment protein EutM, whose translation is MASANALGMVETRGLVGAIEAADAMVKAANVTLVGKEQVGGGLVTVLVRGDVGAVKAATDAGAAAAENVGELVSVHVIPRPHSEVEVILPQAKKEEE
- a CDS encoding acetaldehyde dehydrogenase (acetylating), whose amino-acid sequence is MYLEDKDLVSIQEVRNLVRQAKNAQRELAQMSQEQIDTIVKVVAKACYDERERLAKMAVEETGFGRWQDKVIKNTVASKVLLEHIKNMRTVGILREDTEKKIIEVGVPVGVIAGLIPSTNPTSTVMYKALISLKAGNSIVFSPHPSALKCIVETVEIIKRAAKTAGCPDGAISVIEKTSIAATNELMRHKDTNLILATGGTAMVKAAYSSGTPAIGVGPGNGPAFIERSADIPTAVRHIIESKTFDNGVICASEQSVIVEEDMKDIVIAEFKKQGAYFLPPADAKKLGEFIILPSGAMNPKMVGKTPQIVAERAGISVPADARVLIAEETRVGKDAPYSMEKLAPILGFYTVKTWEEACDLSIKILHHEGVGHTLSIHSKNDEIIREFALKKPVSRLLVNTPAALGGVGGTTGLFPAFTLGCGAVGGSATSDNVSPHNLYNIRRVAYGTSEYTDFLKAENLMDSYKGTVAEATRETLSSSSLKEDELVELLVKQVLAKLSQ